In a single window of the Magnetofaba australis IT-1 genome:
- the pnp gene encoding polyribonucleotide nucleotidyltransferase has protein sequence MFNITRKSVEFGHGTITLESGRVARQADGAVVVTYGETMVLVAATADKNVKPGQDFFPLGVHYQEKTWAAGRIPGGFIKRETRPSEMAVLTSRLIDRPLRPLFPKGFMHDTQVVATVISYDTNYSADIAAMIGASAALAISGLPFEGPIGGARVGFVDGQYVLNPTPEQMDESRLDLVVAGTSDAVTMVESEVDFLTEEEMLGAVMFGFEAFQPVIKCIEEFAAECGKPRWDFQPPKQDEAFIEAVKAACMDDLRAAYAITDKMARYEAIGKVKAAAGEKFSAFEKDGETVDRSSEAKGLFKKMESEVVRGQILAGKPRIDGRALDQVRPITTEVGWLPRVHGSALFTRGETQAISAVTLGTGRDEQIVETLDGEHRDNFYLNYTFPPYCVGETGRLGAPGRREIGHGKLATRALGAILPSAEEFPYTIRVISEITESNGSSSMATVCGSVLSMLDAGVPLKSSVAGIAMGLVKEGENYAVLSDILGDEDHLGDMDFKVAGNENGITALQMDIKITGITKEIMAKALDQARAGRLHILGEMAKSITEHREEMSPYAPRITTIKINPDKIRDVIGQGGKVIRSITEETGCQIDIEDDGTIRIASSDGESSNQAVTIIKRITADVEKDQIYHGKVVRITDFGAFVNILPNRDGLVHISQMANHRVTKVTDIVKEGDMVDVKVLDIDRQGRVKLTMKDVKGEGGAE, from the coding sequence ATGTTCAATATTACCCGTAAGAGCGTCGAATTCGGCCACGGGACCATCACCCTGGAGTCCGGTCGCGTGGCGCGTCAGGCCGACGGCGCGGTGGTGGTCACCTATGGCGAAACCATGGTGTTGGTCGCCGCCACCGCCGATAAAAACGTCAAACCAGGCCAGGATTTCTTCCCCCTGGGCGTGCACTATCAAGAGAAGACCTGGGCCGCTGGCCGCATCCCCGGCGGTTTCATCAAGCGCGAAACCCGCCCCTCGGAAATGGCGGTGCTGACCTCGCGTCTGATCGACCGTCCGCTGCGTCCGCTGTTCCCCAAAGGCTTCATGCACGACACCCAGGTGGTGGCCACGGTCATCTCTTATGACACCAACTACAGCGCTGACATCGCCGCCATGATCGGCGCCTCGGCGGCTCTGGCCATCTCCGGTCTGCCGTTTGAAGGCCCCATCGGCGGCGCCCGCGTGGGCTTCGTGGATGGTCAATACGTTCTCAACCCCACCCCCGAACAGATGGACGAATCGCGTCTGGACCTGGTGGTTGCGGGCACCAGCGACGCGGTGACCATGGTGGAGTCGGAAGTGGACTTCCTCACCGAAGAGGAGATGCTCGGCGCCGTGATGTTCGGCTTTGAAGCGTTCCAACCGGTGATCAAGTGCATCGAAGAGTTCGCCGCCGAGTGCGGTAAGCCCCGTTGGGATTTCCAACCGCCCAAACAGGACGAAGCGTTCATCGAAGCGGTCAAGGCCGCCTGCATGGACGACCTGCGCGCCGCCTACGCCATCACCGACAAAATGGCCCGCTATGAGGCTATCGGTAAAGTGAAGGCCGCCGCTGGCGAGAAGTTCAGCGCGTTTGAAAAAGATGGCGAGACCGTGGATCGCTCCAGCGAAGCCAAAGGTCTGTTCAAGAAGATGGAATCCGAAGTGGTGCGCGGCCAGATCCTGGCCGGCAAGCCCCGCATCGATGGCCGCGCCCTGGATCAGGTGCGCCCCATCACCACCGAAGTGGGCTGGTTGCCCCGCGTGCACGGCTCGGCGCTGTTCACCCGCGGCGAGACCCAGGCCATCAGCGCGGTGACCCTGGGCACCGGTCGTGACGAACAGATCGTCGAAACCCTCGACGGCGAGCATCGCGACAACTTCTACCTCAACTACACCTTCCCTCCGTACTGTGTGGGTGAGACCGGTCGTCTGGGCGCCCCCGGGCGTCGTGAGATCGGTCACGGCAAGTTGGCCACCCGCGCTCTGGGCGCCATCCTGCCCAGCGCCGAGGAGTTCCCCTACACCATTCGCGTGATCTCCGAGATCACCGAATCCAACGGCTCCTCCTCCATGGCCACCGTGTGCGGCTCGGTCCTCTCCATGCTGGACGCGGGCGTGCCGCTGAAGTCCTCGGTGGCGGGCATCGCCATGGGTCTGGTCAAAGAGGGCGAAAACTACGCCGTGCTGTCCGACATCCTGGGCGACGAAGATCACCTGGGCGATATGGACTTCAAGGTGGCCGGTAACGAAAACGGCATCACCGCGCTGCAGATGGACATCAAGATCACCGGCATCACCAAGGAGATCATGGCCAAGGCGCTGGATCAGGCCCGCGCCGGTCGTCTGCACATCCTCGGTGAAATGGCCAAGAGCATCACCGAGCATCGCGAGGAGATGTCTCCCTACGCGCCGCGCATCACCACCATCAAGATCAACCCCGACAAGATCCGCGACGTGATCGGTCAGGGCGGTAAGGTGATTCGCTCCATCACCGAAGAGACCGGCTGCCAAATCGACATCGAGGACGATGGCACCATTCGCATCGCCTCTTCCGATGGCGAAAGCTCGAATCAGGCGGTCACCATCATCAAGCGCATCACCGCTGATGTGGAGAAGGATCAGATCTATCACGGCAAAGTGGTGCGCATCACCGACTTTGGCGCGTTCGTCAACATTCTGCCCAACCGCGATGGCCTGGTGCACATTTCGCAGATGGCCAACCACCGCGTCACCAAGGTGACTGATATCGTCAAAGAGGGCGATATGGTGGACGTGAAGGTGCTGGATATCGACCGTCAGGGCCGTGTGAAGCTGACCATGAAAGATGTGAAAGGAGAGGGCGGCGCCGAATAA
- the rpsO gene encoding 30S ribosomal protein S15 — protein sequence MSISQERKAELIKEFGAKEGDTGSPEVQVAILTERINNLTEHFRDHKKDHHSRRGLLKMVGQRRRLLAYVQKQEKGRYLELIKRLNLRK from the coding sequence ATGTCGATTTCTCAGGAACGGAAAGCGGAATTGATCAAGGAGTTTGGCGCCAAAGAGGGCGATACCGGCTCCCCCGAGGTGCAGGTGGCGATTCTGACCGAGCGCATCAATAACCTGACCGAACACTTTCGCGATCACAAAAAAGATCACCACTCCCGTCGTGGCCTGCTAAAAATGGTGGGTCAGCGTCGTCGTCTCCTGGCCTACGTGCAGAAACAGGAGAAGGGTCGCTATCTGGAGCTGATCAAGCGCTTGAACCTGCGCAAATAG
- the truB gene encoding tRNA pseudouridine(55) synthase TruB, with protein MGRANKRGRPLHGWLAIHKAPGLTATGVVNRVKRILNAQKAGHGGTLDPFAEGLLPVALGEATKTLGLVLEGDKAYRCTLALGAETDSGDNTGVVIEHSDKRPDEAALKAILPEFIGEIEQVPPAHSAIRIDGERAYKKAHRGETVEMPARSVTIHSIELVEFTGNAAVINVECGKGTYMRALARDMGRRLGCFAHLTALLRTRTFGFSLDEAVTLDQLQALVDDQAAAGDAASFDFLLPVDRVLDDIPALRLTGDAWRRISNGQTIWLDDVNAPDGAVRLLDPEGRFGAVGELGERDPQGRRKLVSKRRFNLFD; from the coding sequence ATGGGGCGAGCCAATAAGCGCGGACGCCCTCTGCACGGTTGGTTGGCGATTCACAAAGCGCCCGGTTTGACCGCCACCGGCGTGGTGAATCGGGTCAAGCGCATTCTAAATGCGCAGAAGGCCGGGCACGGCGGCACGTTGGACCCGTTTGCCGAAGGGCTGCTGCCGGTGGCGCTGGGGGAGGCGACCAAGACCCTGGGTCTGGTGCTGGAGGGGGATAAGGCGTATCGCTGCACGTTGGCGTTGGGCGCCGAGACCGACAGCGGCGACAACACCGGAGTGGTGATTGAGCACTCTGACAAGCGGCCCGATGAGGCGGCGTTAAAAGCGATTCTGCCGGAGTTTATTGGCGAAATAGAACAGGTTCCGCCCGCCCATTCGGCCATCCGCATCGATGGCGAACGCGCCTACAAAAAGGCGCATCGGGGCGAAACCGTGGAGATGCCCGCCCGCAGCGTGACCATTCATTCCATCGAACTGGTCGAATTTACGGGCAATGCGGCGGTCATCAACGTAGAATGCGGCAAAGGGACCTATATGCGCGCGCTGGCGCGGGATATGGGTCGCCGTTTAGGGTGCTTTGCGCATTTGACTGCGCTGCTGCGCACCCGCACTTTCGGCTTCAGCTTGGATGAAGCCGTGACGCTGGATCAACTGCAAGCCTTGGTGGATGACCAGGCCGCTGCGGGCGATGCGGCGTCGTTTGATTTTCTACTCCCCGTGGATCGGGTGCTGGACGACATCCCGGCGCTGCGATTGACGGGGGACGCTTGGCGTCGGATCAGCAATGGTCAGACAATCTGGTTGGACGATGTAAACGCGCCGGATGGCGCGGTTCGGCTGCTGGACCCGGAGGGACGCTTTGGGGCGGTGGGCGAACTCGGCGAGCGCGACCCGCAAGGGCGGCGCAAGCTGGTGAGCAAACGGCGTTTCAACCTGTTTGACTGA
- the rbfA gene encoding 30S ribosome-binding factor RbfA, with protein MSIRTEKVGALIHQEIASMLNRGEIKDPRIGPLVAITEVRVSRDLRHARLFVDVYGEADKDEVIKALTRAAGYIRNTLAKRLQLRHTPELLFTRDEAVEYGAHMDQVLRDLEIPPAEDEESEEPEGTP; from the coding sequence ATGAGCATACGCACGGAAAAAGTCGGCGCCCTGATTCATCAGGAGATTGCCAGCATGCTCAATCGCGGCGAGATCAAGGATCCGCGCATTGGTCCGCTGGTGGCGATTACCGAGGTGCGCGTGAGCCGCGATCTGCGCCACGCCCGGCTGTTTGTGGACGTCTACGGCGAGGCCGACAAAGACGAGGTGATCAAAGCCCTCACCCGCGCCGCTGGCTACATCCGCAATACGTTGGCCAAACGCTTGCAGTTGCGTCATACGCCGGAGTTGCTGTTCACCCGCGACGAAGCGGTGGAGTATGGCGCTCACATGGATCAGGTGTTGCGCGATCTGGAGATTCCCCCCGCCGAGGATGAGGAGTCCGAGGAGCCGGAGGGAACGCCCTAA
- a CDS encoding DUF503 domain-containing protein, with amino-acid sequence MTLRIGVLETLLELHGVHSLKAKRGVIKSLLHKIRQTHQASVAEVSHQDLWDLAGIGVVVAGNEPAALQRRLQKILDEIENDGRVQVADYQTEIL; translated from the coding sequence ATGACTCTGCGCATCGGCGTGCTGGAGACCTTGTTGGAGCTGCACGGCGTGCATTCGCTCAAGGCCAAGCGCGGCGTGATCAAGAGTCTCCTGCACAAGATCCGACAAACCCATCAGGCTTCCGTGGCGGAGGTTTCGCACCAGGACCTATGGGATCTGGCGGGCATTGGCGTGGTGGTGGCGGGCAATGAGCCGGCGGCGCTGCAGCGGCGTTTGCAGAAGATTCTGGATGAGATTGAAAACGATGGCCGCGTACAGGTGGCGGACTATCAGACCGAAATCCTGTAA
- the infB gene encoding translation initiation factor IF-2 — translation MSDTNNSEGDNKLRLKAPRRIVLKKTVEGGTIKQNFSHGRSKSVVVEVRRKKSFVNAAAEEEQKRKSASADGAGRDAKPPPKPKEAPKQHILEPLSPEERAKRLQAKREAEAQAKIEAEAAAKREAEAAEQAKIEAEETAKREAEAAEQAKIAAEEAAKIEAEETAKREAEEAAKREAEAANAKSEETVEAVSELQAEEEPAAQEPEVAQKPAAEEPAEEMRAEAPAAEEPEEEMRAEEPPRNMTKAQREDMARKKTEDLVSKRLAQLEELREQKRRDDLRQKEIAANATRERTDDEGGRSGGRRKKGKRGGDDSEDRTIRMKGGKRGRRDKRSSEQMMPTAPIVREVIIPETITVGELANRMAVKSSEVIKNLFSQGMMVTINQTLDQDTATLLVEEMGHKPKAVSEAAAIEEELGAVVDTEETLMERPPIITVMGHVDHGKTSLLDAIRSTDVTSREHGGITQHIGAYQVTLESGKKITFLDTPGHAAFTAMRARGAHITDIVVLVVAADDGVMPQTIEAISHAKSAGAPIVVAVNKMDKPEANPDRVMQQLTEYELVPEDWGGDTIFCKLSAKSGDGVAELEEMLLLQAEILNLRANPDNERTRGVIVEANLDRGRGAVATCLIENGTLRVGDICVVGHEWGRVRGLTNDKGDQVSEALPAMPVEIIGLSGVPLAGDELVVVPDERRAREIADFRVRATKEKEQAKMAPAKLDDIFDQISQGEVTEVKVVIKADVQGSVEAVADALTKIKHDEVAVKVIHTGVGGINESDVMLAVASEAIVLGFNVRADAKGRDLAKREGVDMRFYNVIYDLVDDITQALEGQLAPKVEEKVLGHAQVREVFRISKVGNVAGCLVTDGIIQKDAFARLLRDNVVIYEGPLSALKRFKDDVKEVREGMECGISLEKYNDIKNDDVIEVYIQKEIKQTISAQ, via the coding sequence TTGAGCGATACCAACAATAGCGAAGGCGATAACAAACTGCGGTTGAAGGCGCCCCGCCGCATCGTGCTCAAGAAGACGGTGGAAGGCGGAACCATCAAGCAGAATTTCTCCCACGGCCGCAGTAAGAGCGTGGTGGTGGAAGTGCGTCGCAAGAAGTCGTTCGTCAACGCCGCCGCCGAGGAGGAGCAGAAGCGTAAGAGCGCCTCGGCCGATGGCGCCGGTCGCGACGCCAAGCCGCCGCCCAAGCCCAAAGAGGCGCCCAAGCAGCACATCCTCGAGCCGCTGTCGCCGGAAGAGCGCGCCAAACGTCTGCAGGCCAAGCGCGAAGCCGAAGCCCAGGCCAAGATTGAAGCCGAAGCCGCCGCCAAGCGTGAAGCCGAGGCTGCTGAGCAGGCCAAGATTGAAGCTGAAGAGACGGCCAAGCGCGAAGCTGAGGCCGCTGAGCAGGCCAAGATTGCAGCCGAAGAGGCGGCCAAGATTGAAGCCGAAGAGACGGCCAAGCGTGAAGCTGAGGAAGCCGCCAAGCGCGAAGCCGAAGCCGCCAACGCCAAGTCTGAAGAGACGGTTGAAGCCGTCTCGGAGCTACAAGCGGAGGAAGAGCCTGCGGCGCAGGAGCCGGAAGTTGCGCAAAAGCCTGCGGCGGAAGAGCCCGCTGAGGAGATGCGCGCCGAAGCGCCTGCGGCGGAAGAGCCGGAAGAGGAGATGCGCGCTGAAGAGCCGCCGCGCAACATGACCAAGGCGCAGCGCGAGGACATGGCGCGCAAGAAGACCGAAGATCTGGTCAGTAAGCGTCTGGCGCAATTGGAAGAGCTGCGTGAGCAGAAGCGTCGCGATGATCTGCGTCAAAAAGAGATCGCCGCCAACGCCACCCGCGAACGCACCGATGATGAAGGCGGACGCAGCGGCGGACGCCGCAAGAAGGGCAAACGCGGCGGCGACGACTCGGAAGATCGCACCATTCGCATGAAGGGCGGCAAGCGCGGCAGGCGCGATAAGCGCAGTTCCGAGCAGATGATGCCCACCGCGCCCATCGTGCGGGAAGTGATCATCCCCGAAACCATCACCGTGGGGGAGCTGGCCAACCGCATGGCGGTCAAGTCCTCGGAGGTGATTAAGAATCTGTTCAGCCAGGGTATGATGGTGACCATCAACCAGACCCTGGATCAGGACACCGCCACCCTGCTGGTGGAGGAGATGGGCCACAAGCCCAAGGCCGTGTCCGAAGCCGCCGCCATCGAAGAGGAGCTGGGCGCGGTGGTGGATACCGAAGAGACCTTGATGGAGCGTCCGCCCATCATCACCGTGATGGGCCACGTCGACCACGGCAAAACCTCGCTGCTGGACGCCATCCGCTCCACCGACGTCACCTCTCGCGAGCATGGCGGCATCACTCAGCACATCGGCGCCTATCAGGTGACCTTGGAGTCGGGTAAGAAGATCACCTTCCTCGACACCCCGGGCCACGCGGCGTTCACCGCCATGCGCGCCCGCGGCGCCCACATCACCGACATCGTGGTGCTGGTGGTGGCCGCCGACGACGGCGTCATGCCGCAGACCATTGAGGCGATCAGCCACGCCAAATCGGCGGGCGCGCCCATTGTGGTGGCGGTCAACAAAATGGACAAGCCCGAGGCCAACCCCGACCGGGTGATGCAGCAGCTCACCGAGTATGAGTTGGTGCCCGAGGATTGGGGCGGCGACACCATCTTCTGTAAACTGTCGGCCAAATCCGGCGACGGCGTGGCCGAACTGGAGGAGATGCTGCTGCTGCAGGCGGAGATTCTCAACCTGCGCGCCAACCCCGACAATGAACGCACCCGCGGCGTTATCGTCGAGGCCAACCTCGATCGCGGTCGTGGCGCAGTGGCCACCTGTCTGATCGAAAACGGCACCCTGCGGGTGGGCGACATCTGTGTGGTGGGCCATGAGTGGGGCCGCGTGCGTGGTCTGACCAACGACAAGGGCGATCAGGTCAGCGAAGCGCTGCCCGCCATGCCGGTGGAGATCATCGGCTTGTCCGGCGTGCCGCTGGCGGGCGATGAGCTGGTGGTGGTGCCCGATGAGCGCCGCGCTCGCGAAATCGCCGATTTCCGCGTTCGCGCCACCAAGGAAAAAGAGCAGGCCAAGATGGCCCCGGCCAAGCTGGACGATATCTTCGACCAGATCAGCCAGGGCGAAGTCACCGAGGTCAAGGTGGTGATCAAGGCCGACGTGCAGGGTTCGGTGGAAGCCGTGGCCGATGCGCTGACCAAGATCAAGCATGACGAAGTGGCGGTGAAGGTGATTCACACCGGCGTAGGCGGCATCAACGAGTCCGACGTCATGTTGGCGGTGGCCTCCGAGGCCATCGTGCTGGGCTTCAATGTGCGCGCCGACGCCAAGGGCCGCGATCTGGCCAAGCGCGAAGGCGTGGATATGCGCTTCTACAACGTCATCTATGATCTGGTGGATGACATCACCCAGGCGCTGGAAGGCCAATTGGCGCCCAAGGTGGAAGAGAAGGTGCTGGGTCACGCCCAGGTGCGCGAAGTGTTCCGCATCTCCAAAGTGGGCAACGTGGCCGGCTGCCTGGTCACCGACGGCATCATCCAAAAAGACGCCTTCGCCCGCCTGCTGCGCGACAACGTGGTGATCTACGAAGGGCCGCTGTCGGCGCTCAAACGCTTCAAGGACGACGTCAAAGAGGTCCGCGAAGGGATGGAGTGCGGCATCAGTCTGGAAAAATACAATGACATCAAAAATGATGACGTCATTGAGGTGTATATCCAGAAGGAGATCAAGCAAACCATCTCCGCTCAGTAA
- a CDS encoding DUF448 domain-containing protein, producing the protein MTKKSKSRRPTQPPEAHTESIDGPLRQCAVTRERHPQGRLLRFVVDPVGRLTEDLNGKLPGRGIHVLPTRANITALLKRRGLFAKLLAPGVELQTPTAEELLTRLETALLRRLSDGVGLAKRAGALRLGLRELEEALTASSPTQPVLTLLAADTARHTREKWLRLVRHWPQSIRLEASDRLTVGAACGRAEVAVIAVIGAGPARRIEADVTRWILFSGVGAVLDDEAVEAALQAPRSEASLPETD; encoded by the coding sequence ATGACGAAGAAGAGCAAGAGTCGGCGCCCGACGCAGCCTCCTGAGGCGCACACGGAGTCGATTGACGGGCCGCTGCGCCAATGCGCGGTGACCCGGGAGCGCCATCCGCAGGGACGCTTGCTGCGCTTTGTGGTGGATCCGGTCGGTCGTTTGACCGAAGATCTGAACGGCAAGCTCCCCGGACGCGGAATTCACGTCCTGCCCACGCGGGCCAACATCACCGCGCTGCTGAAACGACGCGGGCTGTTCGCCAAACTGCTGGCGCCGGGGGTGGAGCTGCAGACGCCCACCGCCGAAGAGTTGCTGACGCGGCTGGAGACAGCGCTGCTGCGGCGTTTGAGCGATGGCGTCGGTCTGGCCAAACGGGCCGGGGCGCTGCGCTTGGGATTACGGGAGTTGGAGGAGGCGCTCACCGCGTCCTCTCCGACGCAGCCGGTGTTGACCCTGCTGGCTGCCGACACCGCGCGGCATACGCGCGAAAAGTGGCTGCGCCTAGTGCGCCACTGGCCACAGAGCATACGCCTGGAGGCGTCGGACCGACTCACCGTCGGCGCCGCCTGCGGACGCGCCGAAGTGGCGGTGATCGCGGTGATAGGCGCAGGTCCGGCGCGGCGGATTGAAGCCGACGTCACGCGCTGGATTCTGTTTAGCGGAGTCGGCGCGGTTTTGGATGATGAGGCGGTGGAGGCGGCGCTGCAGGCGCCCCGCTCCGAGGCCTCCTTGCCAGAGACTGACTAA
- the nusA gene encoding transcription termination factor NusA, whose protein sequence is MTIEILQVAEQVAREKGIDKQVVIDAMEIAIQTASRKKYGANKNIQARFDPKSGEFLLHQLREVVAADDEESLADTDLYISIEDALRLNPEAQLGDFIAEALPPIEFGRIAAQTAKQVIVQKVRDAERERIFEEYIDRQGQLVNGLVKRVERNNIHVDLGRTSAFLPYEEQLPREHYRPGDRIRAYIKEVRDATRGPQIILSRTHAQMVARLFEMEVPEIYDAIVEIKAVARDPGFRSKIAVRSNDSHVDPVGACVGMRGSRVQGVVTELQGERIDIIEWSPDPAVFVCNALAPAEVFKVVVDEEERNIKVVVLEDQLSLAIGRRGQNVRLASELTGWKIDIITEAEEISMRAEEFEELAKHFMQNLDLDEDVAAVLVQEGFSSSEEVAYVPLEELASIDGFDEDIAQELRNRARDQLLQQALKTEERKEELHVDPRLSELEGLNDEALILLAEKEIKTLDDFADLATDELQEYLDNGVNEEQAAALILDARRKAGWFDDEEEQESAPDAAS, encoded by the coding sequence ATGACAATCGAAATTCTACAGGTAGCGGAGCAGGTCGCCCGGGAAAAGGGCATCGACAAACAGGTGGTGATCGACGCTATGGAGATCGCCATTCAGACCGCTTCGCGTAAAAAATATGGCGCCAATAAAAACATTCAGGCGCGCTTCGATCCCAAGTCGGGCGAATTTCTGCTGCATCAACTGCGCGAAGTGGTGGCCGCCGATGATGAAGAGTCGCTGGCCGATACCGATCTGTACATCTCCATTGAGGATGCGCTGCGTCTGAATCCGGAAGCGCAACTGGGCGACTTCATCGCCGAGGCTCTGCCCCCCATCGAATTTGGCCGCATCGCCGCGCAGACCGCCAAGCAGGTGATCGTGCAAAAGGTGCGCGACGCCGAGCGTGAGCGCATCTTCGAAGAGTACATCGACCGCCAAGGGCAACTGGTCAACGGTCTGGTCAAACGCGTGGAGCGCAACAACATCCACGTGGACCTGGGCCGCACCTCGGCGTTTCTGCCCTACGAAGAGCAGCTGCCGCGCGAACACTATCGCCCCGGCGACCGCATCCGCGCCTACATCAAAGAGGTGCGCGACGCCACCCGCGGCCCGCAGATCATCCTCTCGCGCACCCATGCGCAGATGGTGGCGCGCCTGTTCGAAATGGAAGTGCCGGAGATCTATGACGCCATTGTCGAGATCAAGGCGGTGGCCCGCGATCCTGGTTTCCGCAGCAAAATCGCGGTGCGCTCCAACGACTCCCATGTGGACCCCGTAGGCGCCTGCGTGGGCATGCGCGGCTCCCGCGTGCAGGGGGTGGTGACCGAATTGCAGGGCGAGCGCATCGACATCATCGAATGGTCGCCGGATCCGGCGGTGTTCGTGTGTAACGCCCTGGCCCCCGCCGAAGTGTTCAAAGTGGTGGTGGACGAAGAGGAGCGCAACATCAAGGTGGTGGTGCTGGAGGATCAACTCTCTCTGGCCATCGGCCGTCGCGGCCAGAACGTGCGTCTGGCCTCCGAGCTGACCGGCTGGAAGATCGACATCATCACCGAGGCCGAAGAGATCTCCATGCGCGCCGAGGAGTTCGAGGAGCTGGCCAAGCACTTCATGCAGAACCTGGATCTGGATGAAGATGTGGCCGCCGTGCTGGTGCAGGAGGGCTTCTCCTCCAGTGAAGAGGTCGCCTACGTGCCTCTCGAAGAGCTGGCCAGCATCGACGGATTCGACGAAGATATCGCCCAGGAGCTGCGCAACCGCGCCCGCGATCAACTGCTGCAACAGGCGCTCAAGACCGAAGAGCGCAAAGAGGAGCTGCACGTCGATCCGCGTCTGTCGGAGCTCGAGGGTCTGAACGACGAAGCGCTGATTCTGTTGGCGGAAAAAGAGATCAAAACCCTCGACGATTTCGCTGATCTGGCGACCGACGAACTCCAGGAGTATCTGGACAACGGCGTCAACGAAGAGCAAGCGGCGGCCCTGATTCTGGATGCGCGCCGTAAAGCCGGGTGGTTTGATGACGAAGAAGAGCAAGAGTCGGCGCCCGACGCAGCCTCCTGA
- the rimP gene encoding ribosome maturation factor RimP gives MSDLAAQLWELAEEAAELNQCELVDMEHRREGRQWIVRVFIDRAPSVEPPQDAPVNADGRKLTGVTLDECAEVSRMLAGLLDVKDLIPHAYQLEVSSPGIERPLKKRTDYERFAGQLAELRFYRPLDLEDGPRRKLRGVLAGLEGDAVLIREGDRCIRAPLDLIAKARLAFDD, from the coding sequence ATGTCCGATCTTGCGGCGCAACTCTGGGAACTGGCCGAAGAGGCCGCCGAGTTGAATCAGTGCGAACTGGTGGACATGGAGCACCGTCGTGAAGGACGTCAGTGGATCGTGCGCGTATTCATCGACCGCGCGCCTAGCGTCGAACCGCCGCAGGACGCCCCCGTCAACGCCGATGGCCGCAAACTCACCGGCGTGACGCTGGATGAGTGCGCTGAAGTCAGCCGCATGCTGGCCGGGCTGCTGGATGTTAAAGATCTGATTCCCCATGCCTATCAGTTGGAGGTCTCCTCCCCGGGCATTGAGAGGCCGCTGAAGAAGCGGACCGATTATGAACGCTTCGCCGGACAATTGGCGGAGCTGCGCTTCTACCGTCCCCTGGATTTGGAGGATGGACCCCGGCGCAAACTGCGCGGCGTGCTCGCCGGGCTGGAGGGGGACGCAGTATTGATCCGCGAGGGGGATCGCTGCATACGGGCGCCGCTGGACCTGATCGCCAAGGCCCGGCTGGCTTTTGATGACTGA
- a CDS encoding FtsB family cell division protein, with amino-acid sequence MNDAAANASESASPLSGGLILILSLLVAIVGAQYVLWFGDQGLVRWRHTDRQLQHMEERILVIEERIHRLKREIRLADADPLILEEVARRQLGYAYKDEIIFVDPTQTGVAHVSQSPNDAATQTRP; translated from the coding sequence ATGAACGACGCTGCCGCCAACGCCTCCGAATCCGCCTCGCCGCTCTCCGGCGGGTTGATCCTCATTCTCTCCCTGCTGGTGGCCATCGTTGGCGCGCAGTATGTGCTGTGGTTCGGTGATCAAGGTCTGGTGCGCTGGCGCCATACCGACCGCCAGTTGCAGCACATGGAGGAGCGCATCCTGGTGATTGAGGAGCGCATCCACCGCCTCAAGCGCGAGATCCGTCTGGCCGACGCCGACCCGCTGATTTTGGAGGAGGTGGCGCGCCGCCAACTGGGTTACGCCTATAAGGATGAGATCATTTTCGTCGATCCCACTCAAACCGGCGTCGCCCACGTCAGCCAGTCGCCCAATGACGCGGCGACCCAAACCCGCCCGTAA